In one Dama dama isolate Ldn47 chromosome 5, ASM3311817v1, whole genome shotgun sequence genomic region, the following are encoded:
- the LOC133055931 gene encoding putative olfactory receptor 3A4 — MDLGASGNDSVVTEFVLLGLTKTPALRPILFVIFLLAYVATVGGNFSILAAILAEPKLHTPMYFFLGNLSLLDVGCISVTVPAMLGHFMSNNRSILYRSCLSQLFFFHLLAGVDCFLLTVMAYDRYLAICQPLTYSTRMSWGIQRALAGVSCVFSFSNALTQTVAVSTLNFCGPNVINHFYCDLPQLFQLSCSSTQLNEQLLFVAAAFMGVAPLVLITVSYGHVAAAVLRIRSAEGRKKAFSTCGSHLTVVGIFYGTGVFSYMRLGSVEASDKDKGIGILNTVISPMLNPVIYSLRNPDVQGALRRVFTRRQPPM, encoded by the coding sequence ATGGATCTGGGAGCCTCAGGAAATGATTCAGTTGTCACTGAGTTTGTCCTGCTGGGCCTCACGAAGACCCCAGCTCTACGGCCCATCCTCTTTGTCATCTTCCTTCTCGCTTATGTAGCTACTGTGGGGGGCAATTTCAGCATCCTGGCTGCCATCCTCGCTGAACCCAaactccacacccccatgtacttcttcctggggAACTTGTCCCTGCTGGATGTCGGGTGCATCAGCGTCACTGTCCCTGCAATGCTGGGGCATTTCATGTCCAATAACAGAAGCATTCTCTATCGGTCCTGCCTCTCGCAGCTCTTCTTCTTCCACCTCCTGGCTGGAGTGGACTGCTTCCTGCTGACTGTCATGGCCTACGACCGCTACCTGGCCATCTGCCAGCCCCTCACCTACAGCACCCGCATGAGCTGGGGAATCCAGCGAGCCCTGGCCGGCGTGTCctgtgtcttttccttctccaacgcgcTGACTCAAACTGTGGCTGTATCTACTCTCAACTTCTGTGGTCCCAATGTGATCAACCACTTCTACTGTGACCTCCCACAGCTTTTCCAGCTCTCCTGCTCCAGCACCCAGCTCAACGAGCAGTTGCTCTTTGTAGCAGCAGCCTTCATGGGTGTGGCCCCCTTGGTCCTCATCACTGTGTCCTATGGGCACGTGGCAGCCGCAGTCCTGCGGATCCGCTCAGCGGAGGGCAGGAAGAAAGCCTTCTCCACGTGTGGCTCCCACCTTACCGTGGTGGGCATCTTCTATGGCACAGGTGTCTTCAGCTACATGCGACTGGGCTCAGTGGAGGCTTCAGACAAGGACAAGGGCATTGGCATCCTCAACACCGTCATCAGCCCCATGCTGAACCCCGTCATCTACAGTCTCCGGAACCCTGATGTGCAGGGCGCCCTGAGACGGGTGTTCACCCGTAGACAGCCCCCCATGTGA
- the LOC133057956 gene encoding olfactory receptor 3A10: MEPGARGNKTVVTEFILLGLTENIELQPILFAIFLFAYVITVGGNLSILAAIFVEPKLHTPMYYFLGNLSLLDIGCITVTVPRMLACLLTRQCRVPYAACVSQVFFFHLLAGVDCHLLTAMAYDRYLAICQPLTYSVRMSCDVQGALMAVCCSISFINALTHTVAVSELDFCGPNVVNHFYCDLPPLFQLSCSSIHLNGQLLFVGATFMGVVPMIFISVSYTHVAAAVLRIRSAEGRKKAFFTCGSHLTVVCIFYGTGFFSYMRLGSVSASDKDRGIGILITIVSPMLNPLIYSLWNPDVQGALKRLLTGKRPPE, encoded by the coding sequence ATGGAGCCAGGTGCCCGGGGCAACAAGACTGTGGTCACTGAATTCATCCTTCTTGGCCTAACAGAGAACATAGAACTGCAACCCATCCTTTTTGCCATCTTCCTCTTTGCCTATGTGATCACAGTTGGGGGCAACTTGAGTATCCTGGCCGCCATCTTTGTGGAGCCCAaactccacacccccatgtactactTCCTGGGGAACCTTTCTCTGCTGGACATTGGGTGCATCACTGTCACCGTTCCTCGCATGCTGGCCTGTCTCCTGACCCGCCAATGCCGAGTTCCCTATGCAGCCTGTGTCTCACAGGTCTTCTTTTTCCACCTCCTGGCTGGTGTGGACTGTCACCTCCTGACAGCCATGGCATATGACCGCTACCTGGCCATTTGCCAGCCCCTCACCTACAGTGTCCGCATGAGCTGTGACGTCCAGGGAGCCCTGATGGCCGTCTGCTGTTCCATCTCCTTCATCAATGCTCTGACCCACACGGTGGCTGTGTCCGAGCTGGACTTCTGCGGCCCTAACGTGGTCAACCACTTCTATTGTGACCTCCCGCCCCTTTTCCAGCTCTCCTGCTCCAGCATCCACCTCAATGGGCAGCTTCTTTTTGTGGGGGCCACCTTCATGGGGGTGGTTCCCATGATCTTCATCTCGGTGTCCTACACCCACGTGGCAGCCGCAGTCCTACGGATCCGCTCGGCGGAGGGCaggaagaaagccttcttcacaTGTGGCTCCCACCTCACCGTGGTCTGCATCTTTTATGGAACCGGCTTCTTCAGCTACATGCGCCTGGGCTCCGTGTCTGCCTCAGACAAGGACAGGGGCATTGGCATCCTCATCACTATCGTCAGCCCCATGCTGAACCCACTCATCTACAGCCTCTGGAACCCCGATGTGCAGGGTGCACTGAAGAGGTTGCTGACGGGGAAGCGGCCCCCCGAGTGA